Proteins encoded in a region of the Acidimicrobiia bacterium genome:
- a CDS encoding ABC transporter permease, with translation MTNTNVAPPRRVSRRTIIATIVRKDFRAFRRDRFYFYMSIVGLILYVAIFWFLPDTVDESITIGATGAGIEQLLEQATGAESEGLTVVPFDSRETLMTAVEEGGQDVALGLAFPQDFFSAIAAGEPTTVSVIATAEVPDELRTAMDSFIKEAAFAISGNPLPVDYQEEILGVDRLGDQVSLREKFRPMLAFLVLLIEMMSLAGLIAAEMQSRTVTAVITTPARLSDFLTAKIIFGALLAFTQVVILLIAIRSLGTEPVLLLTTLLLGSLMVTAFALIAGAFGKDFISVLFWSMLFMIPMLIPAFGLLFPGSASTWIRAIPSYGLVETITGTTVYGEGWAEALPNLGSVAAWTVVAFVVGMGILRKKVQSL, from the coding sequence ATGACCAACACCAACGTCGCTCCACCCCGGAGGGTGTCACGGCGGACGATCATCGCCACCATCGTCCGCAAGGATTTCAGGGCGTTTCGTCGGGACCGCTTCTACTTCTACATGTCGATCGTCGGCTTGATTCTCTACGTTGCCATCTTCTGGTTCCTCCCCGACACGGTCGACGAATCAATCACCATTGGTGCGACCGGGGCGGGAATCGAGCAGTTGCTCGAGCAGGCCACCGGAGCCGAGTCCGAGGGCCTCACTGTTGTTCCATTCGACTCACGGGAGACCCTCATGACCGCAGTTGAGGAGGGCGGCCAGGATGTCGCGCTCGGTCTTGCCTTCCCGCAGGACTTCTTCAGCGCCATCGCGGCGGGGGAGCCGACGACCGTTAGCGTGATCGCCACCGCCGAAGTGCCGGACGAACTCCGCACCGCAATGGATTCGTTCATCAAGGAAGCTGCCTTCGCCATCAGCGGCAACCCGCTGCCGGTCGACTATCAGGAAGAAATACTCGGTGTCGATCGTCTGGGTGATCAAGTCTCGCTTCGCGAGAAGTTCAGACCAATGCTGGCCTTCCTGGTCCTGTTGATCGAGATGATGTCGCTGGCCGGCCTCATCGCCGCCGAAATGCAGTCCAGAACGGTGACGGCCGTCATCACGACACCTGCCCGGCTCTCCGATTTCCTCACTGCCAAAATCATCTTCGGGGCACTGCTGGCGTTCACCCAGGTGGTGATCCTGCTCATCGCCATCCGATCACTTGGCACCGAACCGGTGTTGCTGTTGACCACGCTCTTGTTGGGTTCGTTGATGGTGACTGCGTTTGCGCTGATCGCCGGGGCATTCGGAAAGGACTTCATCAGCGTGTTGTTCTGGAGCATGCTGTTCATGATCCCGATGCTGATTCCGGCGTTCGGACTGCTCTTCCCAGGATCGGCCTCGACGTGGATCAGGGCAATCCCCTCCTACGGATTGGTCGAAACGATCACCGGCACGACGGTCTACGGTGAGGGGTGGGCTGAGGCACTGCCAAATCTCGGATCGGTCGCGGCGTGGACGGTGGTGGCATTCGTCGTTGGAATGGGCATATTGAGAAAGAAGGTGCAGTCGCTATGA
- a CDS encoding ABC transporter ATP-binding protein, translating into MTNTGNAIEVSDLSFAYGDIQAVDGVSFSVAPGEILGFLGPNGAGKSTTIKMLTGQLRPDSGSISVLGMTMPAQTLDIQARIGVCFEEKNLYENMSGRENLDFFARLYGIKGRDFDPFLRKVGLIDRADDRVASYSKGMRQRLMMTRAMINDPDILFLDEPTDGLDPVSSQAVRNVIKAEAERGAAVILTTHDMHEADQLSDRVAFINEGRIAALDTSDNLKLEYGQRTVRIRSRNGGDVDVRVISLDESSAGDQIREAVAVEGLMTIHTEEATLEDIFIKLTGRGLDA; encoded by the coding sequence ATGACCAACACCGGCAACGCAATCGAAGTCAGCGACCTTTCATTCGCATACGGCGACATCCAGGCCGTGGACGGCGTGAGCTTCTCCGTCGCGCCCGGCGAGATCCTCGGCTTCCTCGGACCAAACGGCGCAGGGAAGTCCACCACAATCAAGATGCTCACCGGCCAGCTCCGTCCCGACTCGGGATCCATCTCGGTGCTCGGAATGACGATGCCCGCCCAGACGCTCGATATCCAGGCCCGGATTGGTGTCTGTTTTGAGGAGAAGAACCTCTACGAGAACATGTCTGGCAGGGAGAATCTCGACTTCTTTGCCCGCCTCTACGGGATCAAAGGAAGGGACTTCGATCCGTTCTTGCGGAAAGTCGGCCTCATCGACCGGGCGGACGACCGGGTCGCCAGCTACTCGAAGGGAATGCGCCAGCGTCTCATGATGACGCGGGCGATGATCAACGACCCGGATATTCTGTTCCTCGACGAACCGACCGACGGCCTCGATCCCGTGTCCTCCCAAGCAGTCCGAAACGTAATCAAGGCCGAAGCCGAGCGCGGCGCCGCCGTGATCCTCACTACGCACGACATGCATGAGGCCGACCAACTGTCCGACCGGGTGGCATTCATCAACGAGGGGCGGATCGCGGCGCTGGACACTTCCGACAACCTCAAGCTCGAATACGGTCAACGCACGGTGCGCATCCGTTCGCGCAACGGTGGCGACGTAGACGTCCGGGTGATCAGCCTCGACGAATCCAGCGCCGGAGATCAAATCCGCGAGGCGGTTGCGGTCGAAGGACTGATGACCATCCACACCGAAGAGGCAACCCTCGAAGACATCTTCATCAAGCTGACCGGGCGAGGGCTGGACGCATGA
- a CDS encoding MarR family transcriptional regulator, with translation MNVQKAEYAEHVGRYWSDRGGSRAQGKMLGWLLISDPPHQSSRQLQETLHMSAGTVSTNARILEQIGFIERITFPRDRATYYRMATDAWEFLLDEKRIGMIGLRRIVDEGHQILASDPPDRHERINQLADLLNFLDTEMAELAQRWHARKEAR, from the coding sequence ATGAACGTACAGAAAGCTGAGTACGCCGAGCACGTCGGGCGCTACTGGTCCGACCGGGGCGGGAGTCGGGCACAGGGCAAGATGCTTGGGTGGCTGCTGATCAGCGACCCGCCTCACCAGTCCTCGAGGCAATTGCAGGAAACACTCCATATGAGCGCCGGCACGGTCTCCACCAACGCCCGCATCCTGGAGCAGATCGGTTTCATCGAACGAATCACGTTCCCGCGCGATCGCGCCACCTACTACCGCATGGCAACGGACGCCTGGGAATTCCTCCTCGACGAGAAGCGAATCGGGATGATCGGCCTGCGCAGAATCGTCGATGAGGGTCACCAGATACTTGCCTCCGATCCACCCGATCGTCACGAACGCATCAACCAGCTGGCCGACCTACTCAACTTCTTGGACACCGAAATGGCGGAACTGGCTCAGCGCTGGCACGCACGGAAGGAAGCCCGATGA
- a CDS encoding GuaB1 family IMP dehydrogenase-related protein, with the protein MQFLNDRRPSHELTYSDVFLAPSFADVGSRMQVDLTTPDGIGTTIPVVVANMTAVAGRRMAETVARRGGVAVLPQDIPAEAISDMTAAVKRSHLVFDTPITLHPTDRIVNALDLMHKRSHGAVIVVDRSHRPVGIFTELDSEGFDRFTPLGDVMSSHTIALSDKLPPEELFSSLAERRVHLAPVIDDEGRLTGVITEKGALRTTHYRPALDATGRLLVAAAVGVNGDVAAKTRMLMEVGVDVIVVDTAHGHQQKMLDALTAVRSVNDELPVVAGNVVTAQGTKDLINAGADIVKVGVGPGAMCTTRMMTGVGRPQFSAVLDCAATARAAGKHIWADGGIRHPRDVALALAAGAANVMIGSWFAGTFESAADTLRDSDGRLYKENYGMASRRAVTFRSRGETPFERARKEMFEEGISHSRMYLDPRTPSVEDILDRIVTGVRSASTYVGAKTIDEFHERAIVGVQSFTGYTEGQPTPESW; encoded by the coding sequence ATGCAGTTCCTCAACGATCGTCGGCCTTCCCACGAGCTCACCTACTCGGACGTGTTTCTTGCCCCTAGCTTCGCCGACGTCGGCTCGCGCATGCAGGTGGATTTGACGACTCCCGACGGCATCGGCACCACGATTCCGGTTGTGGTGGCAAACATGACGGCAGTCGCCGGTAGGCGCATGGCCGAAACGGTTGCCAGACGCGGAGGTGTCGCTGTGCTCCCTCAGGACATCCCGGCGGAGGCCATCTCCGATATGACCGCCGCGGTCAAGCGCAGCCACCTCGTATTCGACACCCCGATCACCCTGCATCCAACCGATCGAATCGTCAATGCGCTCGACCTCATGCACAAGCGCTCGCACGGTGCGGTGATCGTGGTGGACCGATCCCACCGGCCGGTCGGCATCTTCACCGAACTCGACAGCGAGGGTTTCGACCGATTCACGCCCCTCGGAGATGTGATGAGTTCGCACACGATCGCCCTCTCCGACAAGTTGCCGCCCGAGGAGCTATTCAGCTCCCTCGCAGAACGCCGGGTGCATTTGGCTCCGGTCATTGATGACGAAGGCCGTCTAACCGGGGTCATCACCGAGAAGGGGGCATTGCGTACGACGCACTACCGGCCGGCGCTCGATGCCACCGGCCGTCTGTTGGTCGCAGCTGCGGTCGGGGTGAATGGAGACGTCGCCGCCAAGACGAGGATGCTCATGGAGGTCGGCGTCGACGTGATCGTGGTGGATACCGCCCACGGCCATCAGCAGAAGATGCTCGACGCATTGACGGCAGTGAGGTCGGTGAATGACGAGCTCCCCGTAGTAGCCGGCAATGTCGTCACCGCCCAGGGCACCAAGGATCTCATCAACGCCGGGGCCGATATCGTCAAGGTCGGCGTCGGACCCGGGGCGATGTGCACCACCCGGATGATGACCGGGGTCGGCCGGCCACAGTTCTCCGCCGTGCTCGACTGCGCGGCGACCGCCCGGGCCGCCGGGAAGCACATATGGGCGGATGGCGGGATCCGTCATCCGCGCGACGTCGCGCTGGCACTGGCAGCCGGGGCGGCCAACGTCATGATCGGGTCGTGGTTCGCCGGCACGTTTGAATCCGCCGCCGACACCCTGCGCGACTCCGACGGGCGCCTCTACAAAGAGAACTACGGGATGGCCTCCCGCCGGGCGGTCACGTTCCGATCGCGGGGCGAGACACCCTTTGAGCGAGCTCGCAAAGAGATGTTCGAAGAGGGAATCTCCCATTCCCGCATGTACCTCGATCCTCGGACGCCGAGCGTGGAAGACATCCTCGACCGTATCGTGACCGGAGTCCGGTCGGCGAGCACCTATGTTGGGGCCAAGACGATCGACGAGTTCCACGAGCGGGCCATCGTCGGCGTTCAGTCATTCACCGGGTACACGGAGGGGCAGCCGACTCCTGAGAGCTGGTAG